The window CTGCATCTACATCGCCAATATCATCTGTATCTGCACCAATAAAAGTGCTGATTAAAACAAATAAAAAGATAAGTGTAGAAATTCCTGTAATTATCCAATACGTCTTTTGAAAAGACGTTAGTTCTTGAAACCATTCCATCATAACAATTAGTTTTTAAAGTGAATAAATATAAAAATTTTTGACTGAATAGAACACGTTATTCTATCAATATAAAGAGAAACTCATTTTTAATTTAATCAACCTTTTAAAAAGCGCTTTTTATTGTTGATTTTCGGCTTAAAAAGAAGCCAATAATATTAAAGTGTGGTTGAGTTTCAATTATTAGTAGCTAAAAAGGACATTTTGTTACAGAAAATCTTTAAAAAACAAAAAACCTTGATAAGAATATATCAAGGCTTTTTTAAAAATTGAGGTTTTTTATTCTCTAGAAACCATAACGCAAACCAAATAAAACGTTGCTTGGTGGCATTGGTACAAAACCAGATTCTATATATTCTGCATCAAAAATATTATTAGCTGTAACTGTAAAACTAAGTTTCTTAATATCAACTATTATAGAAGCATCCCAAACGTTGTAGCTTGTTCCAACAGTTCTTTCTGCATGTTTATAGATAATATTTTGTCTTACATTTTTAAATAATTTACTGGTAAAACGAGTAATAAAATGATGTTTTAATGTGTTTAAAGAATAACGAGATAAATCTTTATTCTGATCTAAAATATCATCATCTAAAAAATTATATCCAAATGATAAAGTCTGATTATAGTCTTTTATTTTAAAATTATAGTCTGCATTAAATTCAAAACCTTTGGTATTCACTTTTGCAATGTTAGTTGCCGTGTAATTTGAAGTTGATGTGTCTGGACGAATAAAATCAATAAGATTGGTAGCGTTTCTATTAAAAATAGCAACAGAAGTTGAGAAATTATTAGAGTTATATTTCAATCCTATTTCTTGAGCAAAAGCTTCTTCTGGCTCTAAATTTTCGTTTCCAGTTGTATTAGGAGCATTGTAATATAAATCTGTATAAGTAGGTATTCTATACGTAACACCTAAGTTTCCGTAGGCTTTTAAATTCTCTGATAATTTATAACCTATATCTAATCCTGGAAAGGCGTGAAATTTAAAATCAGAAAAATAAGTAACTGCAACTCCTGGAGTTATGTCTAATTTATCATTCATTAATTTAAAACGGTGTTCTAAAAACAAATTTGCCATAGTTCTGCTTCTTTCACCTAAATTATTACTGCTTATAGATACGCTAGAAATATCTATACCAAAACCAGTTATACCTAATTTAGAAGTATAGGAAGCATTTGTTTCCACACCAATTTTATTGGTAATATGTTGATTTCTGAAAAAACTTGGATCATCTCTTTTCAATAAAAAGATATCTTGACCTCTTCTCCAGTAAACTCTTGGCGTAATCTTAAATTTTTCAGTTTTAAAAGTTGTAGAAACTCCTATTAAACTGTTTTGTGTTTCTTCGTATTCATGCCAATCTGGATTGGTTGTATAAAAGTTTTCTGCACCAAACTTTTTGTCGAAAAAAGTAGCTAATACTTCTATAGGTTGTTTTTTTTTGTTGAAAACTCCTTTTAATAAGTAATTGTAGTTGTTATAATCAGAATTTGTACGATAACCATCTGAAGTTAACGCACCAACATGTGCGATAATTGATGAATTTTCAAACTCTTTACCAACAGTTATTGAACCATTCAATTGTCCAAAAGAACCTGCTTCAATATTTGCTGAAACTGTGTCTGATAATTTCTTTTTAGTAACAATATTAATAGCTCCAGTAAATGCATTTTGCCCAAAAACTCTTGCAGCAGGACCTTTAATAATTTCTATTCTTTCAATAACTTCAATTGGCAAAGCAGCATTTAATGTATGATGACCTGTTTGTGCGTCATCCATTTTTATACCATCAATTAAAAGTAATGTTTGGTCAAAACCTCCACCTCTAATATATAAATCTGCTTGGCTTCCAGCAGTTCCTCTTCTTCTAATATCTACACCTGCAACCTGTTGTAACAGATCTGCAACATTTGTAGCCGCACTATTCTTTATATCTTTTGAAGAAATAACATCGATAGTTCTTGAGTTTTCTTTAAAAGGTAAATCAATTCTAGAAGAAGTAATAATAACTTCTTTTAAAGTATCTTTTTTTATGGTGTTGTCTTGTGCTTTTACTTGAAAAGCAACAAGCAATAAGGTAATTATTACCGTAATTTTAATTTTCATGTTTAGTGATTTTATTATGTTGCAAAAATCGTAACTTTCCGGACGATTAAACTAGTCCCGTTTTAAAATGATAGATAGTCCGGTTGGTGCGCTTTTTCAACAATTAATCTCTTTCGATAAATCGATTGAGCAACCTGTTTATATGCAAGTTTCTCAGCAAGTTATAAATGCAATTCAACGAGGATATTTAACCAAAGGCGCAAAACTTCCAGGAACTCGCGCATTGGGGCAATTATTAAAAGTTCATAGAAATACTGCGGTTGCTATTTATGATGAATTGGCTTCTCAAGGTTGGGTAGAAATTATACCCAACAAAGGTACTTTTGTTTTAGAACCAGAATTAAAAACAGCAAAAATAAAAGCCACTTCTCAAAAAATAAATCAGGCTTATTCCTATGCGGAATCAACTGGATTCCCTTTTCAAAAATCATTTCATTTAGCTTCAACAGTTCAGGAAACAAAAGCTAAATATTCTATTAATGAAGGAAAACCAGATTTACGTTTGCATCCTGTTCATGAATTTTCAAGATGGTACAGTGCAGCAATGAAGCGAAAAACCTTGATAAAAAAATGGAACAGACCTAACGAATCTTCTTATTCCTTATTTCAAACACAATTATCTAACTATTTAAACGCTACGAGAGGTTTTCATATAAAACCTAAAAACCTAATAAGTACACGAAGTACAGAAATGAGTTTGTACATAGTTTCTCAGTTATTAATTAAACAAAATGATGTTGTTTTGGTTGGAAACTTAAGTAATTATGCTGCAAACATGATTTTTCAGGAAGCGGGCGCAAGTATTAAAACAATTCCGTTAGACGCAGGTGGTTTAGATGTAGATTATATTAGAAAACACTTTATAAAAAAAAGTATTCGTTGCATTTATATTTGTGCTCATAGAGATTATCCAACAACGGTAACCTTAAGTACAGAACGTCGTTTGGCATTGTTGCAATTGGCAAAAGAATATGGTTTTGCAATTATTGAAGATGATTATGATTATGATTTTCAGTACGAAGGTTCTGCAATGTTGCCAATGGCAAGTTCAGATGCTAATGGAATGGTTATTTATTTAGGAAAACTTGGGCAATCTTTATTTCCAAGTTTTCAAACAGGATTTATGGTTGCTCCTGAAAATTTAATTTCTGAAGCACAAAATTATCTACAATTACTAGATGAACAAGGCGATTTAATTCAGCAGCAAATGTTGTCTGAATTGATTAATGAGGGTGAAATTCTTCGTTTAATGAAAAAAAATAGTGTTGTTTATAAACAAAGACGCGATTGTTTGTGCGAGCTTTTAAATCAGCATTTTTATAAGATTGCAAAATGGAAAATTCCTTCTGGAGGATTGGCAATTTGGTTAGAATTTCAGCAGCAGGTTTCTTTAGTTAAACTTGCTTCAGTAGCAGAAAAAAACGATTTATTTTTACCAAAAACAATTTTGTATCAAGATAAAAACACTTGTGCAATTCGTTTAGGTTTTGGGCATTTAGATACAAAAGAAATGGTTGTTGTAATTAGAAAACTAAAAAGTGCTTTTAACCAGATTTCAGCAACATAAAAGTAATTAAAAATTGTATCAAAATTAATAGCAAAACATCTTGTTTAGAATCATTCTAATTTAGTATCTTTGTGCTCCTAAAAATAGATTTTTGAACACTATTGCATCTTTACACATCGGCGAAGTTGGTTACATTTCTGAAGACACTTTAGAAAATATTCCGCTTAAATTATTAGAAATGGGCTGTATTCCTGGAGCAGAAGTGGAACTCATTCAAATTGCACCTTTAAAAGACCCAATGTACATTTGTGTAAACGGAAGTCATTTGGCCATTAGAAAAGAAACTGCACAACAAATCGAAATTTTAAAAGCAAATTAATAATGTCTAAAAACGCTATAAAAGTTGCTTTAATTGGGAATCCGAATACTGGAAAAACCTCACTTTTTAATCAATTAACTGGTTTAACACAAAAGGTAGGAAACTATCCTGGAGTTACCGTAGATAAAAAAGAAGGTATTTGTAAATTATCGGAAAAACAAACCGCTATTATTACGGATTTACCTGGAACGTATAGTATAAATCCTACTTCCTTAGACGAAAGTATTGTTTTAAAAACCTTGTTAAAAAAGGATATTAAAGAATCTCCAGATGTAATTTTAGTAGTTGCAGATGTAGAGAATTTAAAGAGAAATTTACTGCTTTTTTCACAAATAAAAGATTTAGAAATTCCAACTGTTTTGGCTATCAATATGGTAGATCAAATGCATAAAAAAGGAATTTCAATAGATTTAACGGCTTTAAAAGAGGAGTTAAATTCAGAAATTGTTTTAATAAGTGCAAGAAAAAACGAGGGAATTGACGCAGTAAAATCAGCAATTATAAAGAGTCATGTTTCTGCAAAAGCACAACCAATGTGTGCAGTAAATCATAAAATTGATCCAGCCTATTTTGATAAATTAAAAGAAATAAGTTCAGAACATTCCTTGTACGAATTATGGTTGATGGTAACGCAGAAAAACTTTCCAAATTCAATTTCTGAAGATCAAAAACAACAATTATTAGCGTTTAATAAAGACGTTTCTAAATTGAAAAGGTATCAACATAAAGAAACGATTTATCGTTATCAAGAAATCAATAAAATTCTAAAAAAAACCTATATAGTTGATAAAACTAAAGCTACAGATTTAAGAAGTAAATTAGATAAAATATTTACACATAAAATATTTGGGTACGTAATTTTCTTCGGAATTTTATTGTTGATATTTCAATCAATATTTGATTGGGCTTCTGTTCCAATGGATTTTATTGATGGCATATTTGCCGGTATAAGTCAAGGTTTAAAAGATTCTTTAGCGCCTGGAGTTTTTACAGATTTATTAACGGATGGAATAATTCCTGGAATTGGTGGAGTTGTTATTTTTATTCCGCAGATAGCAATTTTATTTATGTTTATTGCAATCCTTGAGGAAACCGGTTACATGAGTCGTGTAGTGTTTCTAATGGATAAAATTATGCGTAAATTCGGAATGAGCGGTAAGAGTGTAATTCCGTTAATTTCTGGTACAGCATGCGCAATTCCTGCAGTTATGGCAACAAGAACCATAGCGAATTGGAAAGAAAGATTAATTACCATTTTAGTAACACCGTTTACAACCTGTTCTGCACGTTTACCGGTTTATGCAATATTAATTGCACTTATAATTCCGGATAAAAAAATATTAGGATTCTTAAATTTACAAGGATTAACCTTATTGCTTTTGTATGCTTTAGGTTTTGCTACGGCAATAATTTCTGCCTATATTTTACATAAGACCTTAAAGATAAAAAACACTTCGTTTTTTGTAATTGAAATGCCAGATTATAAAAAACCATCTCTTAAAAATGTATTTTTTGATGTTTGGGAAAAAACAAAAGCATTTGTTTTTGGAGCTGGAAAAATAATTTTAGCAATTTCAATTGTGTTGTGGTTTTTAGCTTCAAGCGGACCAACAGCATATGAGAATGCTGAAAAAAATGTAATAGAAAATGTAGACAATCAGCAACTTTCTGAAAAAGAATTGTCGCAAAAAGTAGCTTCAGCGAAATTAGAAAACTCATACATTGGTATTGCTGGAAAAACTATTGAACCTGTTGTAAAACCTTTAGGTTACGATTGGAAAATAGGAATTGCATTAATAACGTCTTTCGCTGCGCGTGAAGTTTTTGTAGGAACTTTAGCAACAATTTATAGTGTAGAATCAGATGATGAAAATACAACAACCATTAAGCAAAAAATGGCTTCTGAAATAAATCCAACTACTGGAGAAAAACGATTCAATTTTGCAACAGGAATGTCATTGTTAGTTTTTTACGCATTTGCAATGCAATGTATGGCAACTTTAGCCATTGTAAAACGAGAAACTAAAAGCTGGAAATGGCCTTTAATTCAGTTATTTGGAATGACCTTTTTAGCATACGTAACTGCCTTTATAACCTATCAAATTCTTAGTTAATGCAAGAAATTTTAATGTACATAACCGTAATTTTGGCAATTGCTTTTTTGGTAAAAAAGTTCTTTTTTAAACCAAAAGATAAAAAAGGTTGCAGTACAGATTGTGGCTGTTAGTAATTTTAACAAAGCATTAATACAATTTCTTGTAAGGAAACTTATTTTAGTAGAACTAATCGGAAATAATTAAAATCAATATAAAATGAAAAAATCAATATTTACAATTGCAATATTTGCAATCGCTTTAATTAGTTCAATAGAAGTCTCTGCTCAAGTTTTTGATCCGTTAGATAAAAGCCCAATGGATGTAGCAAGATTTCCTTACAGTTGGAGAGATTCCGATAAAATAGTTCGAGTTACTTATAGTAGACCACAATTAAAAGGGAGAACTTTAGACAAATTAGCGCCAAAAGGTAAAGTTTGGAGAACAGGAGCAAACGAAGCAGCAGAAATTACTTTTTATAAAGATGTAACCTTTGGAGACAAAGAGGTAAAAGCAGGTACGTATACATTATTTACAATTCCAGGTGAAGGAGAATGGACTGTAATATTAAGTACAGCAAAGAATGTTTGGGGTTCTTATTCTTATAGGCAAGAAGAAGATGTTGTAAGAGTAAAAGGGTTAGTTGGTAAATCTGATAAAAACTATGAAGCATTTACTATTGGTTTTGGAGATGATATGACAATGTATCTAGTTTTTGGAAAAACATTAGTCTCTGTAACAATTACAGAATAAAAATTTCATAAAAGTTATCATATAACCGCAAACATTGTTTGCGGTTTTTTTTGTTTTACTCTTCCAAACAATAAGCGTAAATTTGCACACTTTAATAAAAGAATCAAATGCAATACAATCACCAAGAGATAGAAAAGAAATGGCAAGAATTTTGGGCAAAAAACCAAACATTTAAAGCCAGTAATGAAAGTGAGAAGCCTAAATATTATGTGTTAGATATGTTTCCTTATCCATCCGGAGCAGGTTTACATGTTGGGCATCCGTTAGGTTATATTGCAAGTGATATTTATGCGCGTTACAAACGTCATAAAGGTTTTAATGTATTGCACCCGCAAGGATATGATTCTTTTGGTTTGCCAGCAGAACAATATGCAATTCAAACTGGGCAACATCCAGCAAAAACTACCGAAGCAAACATTGCAACGTATAGAAAACAGTTAGATAAAATTGGTTTTTCTTTTGATTGGAGTAGAGAAGTAAGAACATCAAATCCAGAATATTATAAATGGACTCAGTGGATTTTTATCCAATTGTTCAATTCTTGGTACAATAAAGATACTGATAAGGCAGAAGATGTTGCTACTTTAGAAAAAATCTTCAAAAAAGAAGGTAACGCAAAAGTAAATGCTGTTTCAGATGAAGATATTACTATTTTTTCTGCGGAAGAATGGAAAGCTTTTTCAAAAACCGAACAAGAAGAAATTTTATTACAATACCGTTTAACATTTTTATCAGACACAGAAGTAAACTGGTGTCCTGCTTTAGGAACCGTTTTAGCAAATGACGAAATTGTAAACGGAGTTTCAGAACGTGGAGGTCATCCTGTTGTTCGTAAGAAAATGACACAATGGTCTATGCGAATTTCTGCATACGCACAACGTTTATTAGACGGTTTAGAAACTATAGATTGGCCACAACCGTTAAAAGATTCTCAAACCAATTGGATTGGGCGCTCGCAAGGAGCAATGGTTACGTTTCAAGTTGAAGGCAACACTCCAAAATCTATTTCTGAAGTAAAATTATCTTACAAAGAACTTGAAGCATTAAAAGAATTAAGACAAAATTTATCGAAGGCTGAAACTACGCTTTGGAATGAAATTAAAAATAAAAAAGGCGCATCAAAATTTAGAAAAAAATATACAATTGGTACATTTTTGGTGGATTATGTGTGTTTAGCAAAAAACTTAATTGTTGAATTTTCTGGTAAAGAAGATGAAGCAGCAAGAACAGCATTCTTCCATAAAGAAGGATTTAACGTTATTCGTTTTACAAATGAAGAGGTTTTACAAAATGTTGTAAAAGTAGTTTCTGAAATTAATTTTGCAATTCAATTTCCTAAAGTAATTGATAACGCTGATAATAAAACAGCTGTTACTTCTAATTCTGAAGAAGAATCATACAAAATTGACGTTTTTACAACGCGTCCAGACACAATTTACGGAGTAAGTTTTATGACGTTAGCTCCAGAACACGAGTTGGTTTCTAAAATTACAACAGACGCTCAAAAAGCAGAAGTTGAAGCGTATGTTACCGCAACAGCAAAACGTTCTGAACGTGATAGAATGGCAGATGTAAAAACCATTTCTGGTGCGTTTACTGGTGCGTATGCAATTCATCCTTTTTCTGGTGAAAAGGTTCAGATTTGGATTGGAGATTACGTGTTAGCAAGTTACGGAACAGGAGCAGTTATGGCAGTTCCTTGTGGAGATCAACGAGATTATGATTTCGCAAAACACTTTGGAATTCCGATTCCAAATATTTTTGAGAATGTAGATATTTCTGAAGCTGCGCATGCAGATAAAGACGGAACTGTTATAGCAAATTCAGATTTTTTAAGCGGATTAAAATATAAGAAAGCATTAAAATTAGCCATTTATGAAATGGAAAAACGTGGCTTTGGTTACGGAAAAATAAATTACCGTTTGCGTGATGCTGTTTTTAGCAGACAACGTTATTGGGGAGAACCTTTTCCTGTATATTACAAAGACGGAATGCCACAAATGATTGACGCAGAACACTTGCCAATTGTGTTACCAGAAGTAGAAAAATACTTACCTACCGAAGATGGAAAACCACCTTTAGGAAATGCAACAGAATGGGCTTGGGATTCTCGTAATAAAAAAGTTGTTTCTAACGATAAGTTAAAAAACAAGACGGTGTATCCGTTAGAGTTAAACACAATGCCAGGTTGGGCAGGAAGCTCATATTACTTTAATCGTTATATGGATCCTAACAACGAAAACGAAATTGCGTCTAAAGAAAATTTAGAGTATTGGGAAAATATCGATTTATATATTGGTGGTTCAGAACACGCAACAGGACACTTATTATACGCACGTTTTTGGCAAAAATTCTTGTTTGATAAAGGAATTGTACCTGTTGATGAGTTTGCAAAAAAACTAATTAACCAAGGAATGATTTTGGGTACGAGTGCTTTTGTAAATACTTTCGAGATAAATTCAAGTTTTGGAGGTAGAGGTGGTTACAACGACTTGAAAAAGAGGAAAATTGAAGAACTTGAAAAGTTTAAAAATTTACCAAGAATAGTTCTTTCAAGTGATTTTAATATTGAAAATGATGACCAAGCGTATATCTTGGTTGAAAGTTTTGAAGATATTTGTAAAAAAGTTAAAGGTTTAGACTTATTAGTTGAGTCTTTAAAAATTGATGAAGAGATTTTTGATAAATGTGAGTTTAGAATACAATCTCATAGAGTTGATGTTACTTATGTTAATTCTTCAGATAATCTTGATATAGAAAATTTTAAAATTGATAATAAATATGAAGATTTTAAAGATGCTTTATTCCTTACTAATAATGGTGAGATAAAAGTTTCTCGCGAAGTCGAAAAAATGTCTAAATCTAAATACAATGTTGTAAATCCAGATGATATTGTTGCAGAATATGGAGCAGATTCATTAAGATTGTTCGAAATGTTTTTAGGACCTTTAGAACAAGCAAAACCTTGGAAAACCTCAGGTATTTCTGGAGTTTCTTCTTTCTTAAAGAAATTATGGAAACTATATCTTAACGGAGAAACATTTGAGGTTACAGATGCTGAGCCAACAAAAGACGAGTTAAAAACATTACATAAAACCATTAAAAAAGTAGAAGAAGATATAGAGAATTTCTCTTTTAACACTTCAGTTTCTACTTTTATGATTGCTGTAAACGAATTAACAGCTTTAAAATGTAATAAACGTGCAATTTTAGAACCGTTAGCTGTATTAGTTTCGCCTTATGCACCACATATAGCAGAAGAATTATGGAGTTTGTTAGGAAATAAAGAAAGCATTTCTACAGCAGATTTCCCTGTTTTTGATGCGAAAAATTTGGTAGAAAGTGCTAAAGTGTATCCAATTTCATTCAACGGAAAAATGCGTTTTACGTTAGAACTTCCGTTAGATTTATCTAAAGATGAAATTGAAAAAACAGTAATGGCTCACGAGAAAACAATTGCGCAGTTAGATGGTAGAACACCTAAAAAAGTAATTGTAGTTCCAGGAAAAATCATCAATATTGTTGGGTAAACTGTAATTATAAACGAATATATTTTTTAACTAAATTAATAAAATTTGATCTGTTGTAACCATACAAATACATCACTATATTTTTCTTCAATAGAAGAAATATCTGATACTATTTGGGAACAATTAGGTTGTACAAAAGAGGTTTATTTTAGTAAGAAATACCTTTCGGCTTTAGCAGAAAATAATCCGCAAATTACGTTTGCTTACATAGTTTTGGTTGATGAAAATAAATTACCAACAGCTTTTGCTACGTTACAGGTTGTAGATTTTTTCTTAGACAGCGTTCGTAACGATTTGGAATTGGCTGTAAGACGAATTAAAAATATTGGTCGAAAATTAGGATTAATTCCAGATAAAAAACCGTTTAAATTATTGACTTGCGGTAATACGTTTGTAAGTGGCGAACACGGAATTTTTATAAAAGAAAATCAAGATAAAAAGAAGATTGTAAAAGAATTGGCAAAAGCCATTTTGCATTTTGTGAGTTCTAATGCAGGTTTGAATAAGGAAATTAACGCATTTATGCTGAAAGATTTTATTAAAGAATCGCTTTTTATTACAGATGAATTACACGATTATAATTATTCTTCTTTTAATGTAGAGCCGAATATGGTTTTAGAATTAGATGAAAACTGGAGCTCTTTTGATGATTATTTAGCAGCCATGAAAACCAAGTTTCGTGTTAAAGCTAAAAAAGCACTGAAAGTAAGTGCAGACATTAAAATTGAAGAGGTTACAACCAAAAATATAGCAGATTTATTGCCAAAAATGACGGAACTTTATAAGACAGTTTCGGCAAATGCAGGTTTTAATTTAGGCGATTTTAACCTGGAAACCTATAAATCCTTAAAAGAGAATTTAGGCGATACATATATTTTAAGAGCCTATTCAATAGACAATAAATTAGTTGGTTTTTTATCAGGAATGATAAAT of the Tenacibaculum todarodis genome contains:
- a CDS encoding TonB-dependent receptor; amino-acid sequence: MKIKITVIITLLLVAFQVKAQDNTIKKDTLKEVIITSSRIDLPFKENSRTIDVISSKDIKNSAATNVADLLQQVAGVDIRRRGTAGSQADLYIRGGGFDQTLLLIDGIKMDDAQTGHHTLNAALPIEVIERIEIIKGPAARVFGQNAFTGAINIVTKKKLSDTVSANIEAGSFGQLNGSITVGKEFENSSIIAHVGALTSDGYRTNSDYNNYNYLLKGVFNKKKQPIEVLATFFDKKFGAENFYTTNPDWHEYEETQNSLIGVSTTFKTEKFKITPRVYWRRGQDIFLLKRDDPSFFRNQHITNKIGVETNASYTSKLGITGFGIDISSVSISSNNLGERSRTMANLFLEHRFKLMNDKLDITPGVAVTYFSDFKFHAFPGLDIGYKLSENLKAYGNLGVTYRIPTYTDLYYNAPNTTGNENLEPEEAFAQEIGLKYNSNNFSTSVAIFNRNATNLIDFIRPDTSTSNYTATNIAKVNTKGFEFNADYNFKIKDYNQTLSFGYNFLDDDILDQNKDLSRYSLNTLKHHFITRFTSKLFKNVRQNIIYKHAERTVGTSYNVWDASIIVDIKKLSFTVTANNIFDAEYIESGFVPMPPSNVLFGLRYGF
- a CDS encoding peptidogalycan biosysnthesis protein, coding for MICCNHTNTSLYFSSIEEISDTIWEQLGCTKEVYFSKKYLSALAENNPQITFAYIVLVDENKLPTAFATLQVVDFFLDSVRNDLELAVRRIKNIGRKLGLIPDKKPFKLLTCGNTFVSGEHGIFIKENQDKKKIVKELAKAILHFVSSNAGLNKEINAFMLKDFIKESLFITDELHDYNYSSFNVEPNMVLELDENWSSFDDYLAAMKTKFRVKAKKALKVSADIKIEEVTTKNIADLLPKMTELYKTVSANAGFNLGDFNLETYKSLKENLGDTYILRAYSIDNKLVGFLSGMINQNALDAHFVGIDYSKNREYAIYQRMLYDYIQIALDNKLSTINFGRTASDIKSSVGAFPQDLTIYLRHKNSIPNRLLSIFLKRIEPTPFHQKHPFKTEKVTLS
- a CDS encoding DUF2911 domain-containing protein, with product MKKSIFTIAIFAIALISSIEVSAQVFDPLDKSPMDVARFPYSWRDSDKIVRVTYSRPQLKGRTLDKLAPKGKVWRTGANEAAEITFYKDVTFGDKEVKAGTYTLFTIPGEGEWTVILSTAKNVWGSYSYRQEEDVVRVKGLVGKSDKNYEAFTIGFGDDMTMYLVFGKTLVSVTITE
- a CDS encoding PLP-dependent aminotransferase family protein, whose amino-acid sequence is MIDSPVGALFQQLISFDKSIEQPVYMQVSQQVINAIQRGYLTKGAKLPGTRALGQLLKVHRNTAVAIYDELASQGWVEIIPNKGTFVLEPELKTAKIKATSQKINQAYSYAESTGFPFQKSFHLASTVQETKAKYSINEGKPDLRLHPVHEFSRWYSAAMKRKTLIKKWNRPNESSYSLFQTQLSNYLNATRGFHIKPKNLISTRSTEMSLYIVSQLLIKQNDVVLVGNLSNYAANMIFQEAGASIKTIPLDAGGLDVDYIRKHFIKKSIRCIYICAHRDYPTTVTLSTERRLALLQLAKEYGFAIIEDDYDYDFQYEGSAMLPMASSDANGMVIYLGKLGQSLFPSFQTGFMVAPENLISEAQNYLQLLDEQGDLIQQQMLSELINEGEILRLMKKNSVVYKQRRDCLCELLNQHFYKIAKWKIPSGGLAIWLEFQQQVSLVKLASVAEKNDLFLPKTILYQDKNTCAIRLGFGHLDTKEMVVVIRKLKSAFNQISAT
- a CDS encoding leucine--tRNA ligase, which translates into the protein MQYNHQEIEKKWQEFWAKNQTFKASNESEKPKYYVLDMFPYPSGAGLHVGHPLGYIASDIYARYKRHKGFNVLHPQGYDSFGLPAEQYAIQTGQHPAKTTEANIATYRKQLDKIGFSFDWSREVRTSNPEYYKWTQWIFIQLFNSWYNKDTDKAEDVATLEKIFKKEGNAKVNAVSDEDITIFSAEEWKAFSKTEQEEILLQYRLTFLSDTEVNWCPALGTVLANDEIVNGVSERGGHPVVRKKMTQWSMRISAYAQRLLDGLETIDWPQPLKDSQTNWIGRSQGAMVTFQVEGNTPKSISEVKLSYKELEALKELRQNLSKAETTLWNEIKNKKGASKFRKKYTIGTFLVDYVCLAKNLIVEFSGKEDEAARTAFFHKEGFNVIRFTNEEVLQNVVKVVSEINFAIQFPKVIDNADNKTAVTSNSEEESYKIDVFTTRPDTIYGVSFMTLAPEHELVSKITTDAQKAEVEAYVTATAKRSERDRMADVKTISGAFTGAYAIHPFSGEKVQIWIGDYVLASYGTGAVMAVPCGDQRDYDFAKHFGIPIPNIFENVDISEAAHADKDGTVIANSDFLSGLKYKKALKLAIYEMEKRGFGYGKINYRLRDAVFSRQRYWGEPFPVYYKDGMPQMIDAEHLPIVLPEVEKYLPTEDGKPPLGNATEWAWDSRNKKVVSNDKLKNKTVYPLELNTMPGWAGSSYYFNRYMDPNNENEIASKENLEYWENIDLYIGGSEHATGHLLYARFWQKFLFDKGIVPVDEFAKKLINQGMILGTSAFVNTFEINSSFGGRGGYNDLKKRKIEELEKFKNLPRIVLSSDFNIENDDQAYILVESFEDICKKVKGLDLLVESLKIDEEIFDKCEFRIQSHRVDVTYVNSSDNLDIENFKIDNKYEDFKDALFLTNNGEIKVSREVEKMSKSKYNVVNPDDIVAEYGADSLRLFEMFLGPLEQAKPWKTSGISGVSSFLKKLWKLYLNGETFEVTDAEPTKDELKTLHKTIKKVEEDIENFSFNTSVSTFMIAVNELTALKCNKRAILEPLAVLVSPYAPHIAEELWSLLGNKESISTADFPVFDAKNLVESAKVYPISFNGKMRFTLELPLDLSKDEIEKTVMAHEKTIAQLDGRTPKKVIVVPGKIINIVG
- the feoB gene encoding ferrous iron transport protein B — protein: MSKNAIKVALIGNPNTGKTSLFNQLTGLTQKVGNYPGVTVDKKEGICKLSEKQTAIITDLPGTYSINPTSLDESIVLKTLLKKDIKESPDVILVVADVENLKRNLLLFSQIKDLEIPTVLAINMVDQMHKKGISIDLTALKEELNSEIVLISARKNEGIDAVKSAIIKSHVSAKAQPMCAVNHKIDPAYFDKLKEISSEHSLYELWLMVTQKNFPNSISEDQKQQLLAFNKDVSKLKRYQHKETIYRYQEINKILKKTYIVDKTKATDLRSKLDKIFTHKIFGYVIFFGILLLIFQSIFDWASVPMDFIDGIFAGISQGLKDSLAPGVFTDLLTDGIIPGIGGVVIFIPQIAILFMFIAILEETGYMSRVVFLMDKIMRKFGMSGKSVIPLISGTACAIPAVMATRTIANWKERLITILVTPFTTCSARLPVYAILIALIIPDKKILGFLNLQGLTLLLLYALGFATAIISAYILHKTLKIKNTSFFVIEMPDYKKPSLKNVFFDVWEKTKAFVFGAGKIILAISIVLWFLASSGPTAYENAEKNVIENVDNQQLSEKELSQKVASAKLENSYIGIAGKTIEPVVKPLGYDWKIGIALITSFAAREVFVGTLATIYSVESDDENTTTIKQKMASEINPTTGEKRFNFATGMSLLVFYAFAMQCMATLAIVKRETKSWKWPLIQLFGMTFLAYVTAFITYQILS
- a CDS encoding FeoA family protein, which encodes MNTIASLHIGEVGYISEDTLENIPLKLLEMGCIPGAEVELIQIAPLKDPMYICVNGSHLAIRKETAQQIEILKAN